From a single Terriglobales bacterium genomic region:
- the rsfS gene encoding ribosome silencing factor codes for MSTAQIRRQVTQAIAACQSKKAENLTVLEMDAAASAFTDYFVLCTGLNPRQIQAISDEVEEKLKKAGLRPTHVEGYQQAEWVLLDYVDFVVHVFSERARSYYDLERLWKSARRLDPATLKAAAPRARAGARRAAKPRKAASRRRR; via the coding sequence ATGAGCACTGCGCAGATTCGCCGCCAAGTCACCCAAGCCATCGCCGCCTGCCAATCGAAGAAAGCTGAAAACCTGACCGTCCTGGAGATGGACGCGGCGGCCTCGGCCTTCACCGACTATTTCGTCTTGTGCACGGGGCTGAACCCGCGCCAGATCCAGGCCATCTCCGACGAGGTGGAGGAGAAGCTCAAGAAGGCCGGATTGCGGCCGACCCACGTCGAAGGCTACCAGCAGGCCGAGTGGGTGTTGCTGGACTACGTGGACTTCGTGGTGCACGTGTTCAGCGAGCGCGCGCGCAGCTACTACGACCTGGAGCGGCTGTGGAAGTCGGCGCGGCGGCTGGACCCGGCGACGCTGAAGGCGGCAGCACCGCGGGCCCGGGCCGGGGCGCGGCGCGCCGCCAAGCCGCGCAAAGCGGCATCCCGCCGGAGGCGCTGA